From Polynucleobacter paludilacus:
GACAAACACGGATTGTGGCAAAAACCCATTTGGGCGGGCCATTTCCTCAGGGGCTGAATCTTCAGACTCCGGGAGTCCAAGTGGTTGATAATCGGGTATTTGGTATCTGCGGAGACCAACGGGCTCTGGAAATTCTAGAGTGGTATCCCGCAAACAAAACTTCATGAAAACGGGGCAGTAGAAAGATGAAAAAAGTACTCATTCTGGGTGTTAATGGCTTTATCGGCCACCACCTCTCCAAGCGGATACTGGAGACAACTGATTGGGATGTCTATGGCATGGACATGCAAAACGATCGCTTAGGTGATTTGATCAATCATCCACGGATGCATTTCTTTGAGGGTGATATCACCATCAATAAAGAATGGGTTGAATACCATATTCGTAAATGCGATGCGATCCTCCCGCTCGTGGCGATTGCTACTCCAGCGACTTACGTTCAACAGCCGTTGAAAGTTTTTGAGCTCGACTTTGAGGCTAATTTGCCCATCGTGCGCTCTGCCATGAAATACAAAAAGCATTTGGTCTTCCCCTCAACCTCTGAAGTCTATGGCATGTGCGAAGACAGCGAGTTTGATCCCAGCACATCCAATCTAGTCTATGGCCCAATCAATAAACCCCGTTGGATTTATGCCTGCTCAAAGCAACTGATGGATCGCGTGATCTGGGGTTACGGCATGGAAGGCTTGCGCTTTACCCTGTTCCGTCCATTCAACTGGATTGGCCCTGGTCTAGACAGCATCTACACCCCAAAAGAGGGATCCTCACGGGTGGTAACTCAGTTCTTAGGCCATATTGTGCGCGGTGAGCCCATCAATTTAGTTGATGGTGGTGCTCAAAAAAGAGCCTTCACATATATTGACGACGGCATCGATGCCTTAATGCACATCATCGCCAACCAGAACGATATTGCCAATGGCAAGATTTATAACATCGGCAATCCAAAAAACAATCACTCTGTACGCGACCTCGCTAATCAGATGCTTGAGATTGCCAGAAGTATTCCTGAATACGCGAAGACCGCCAAAGAAGTAAAGATTGTCGAAACTACCTCAGGCGCTTATTACGGTGAGGGCTACCAAGATGTGCAGAACCGAGTTCCCGCAATCGATAACACCATGGCTGAATTGGGCTGGAAGCCCACCACCACCATGACTGATGCGCTCAAGAATATTTTTGAAGCCTATCGTCAGGATGTGGATAAAGCCCGTCAACTCGTCGACTCAGACTAATTCTCGAGGTCCATGGCAAAAATTGCTCTCAAGGTTGATGTTGATACCTTACGCGGTACGAAAGAAGGCGCCCCAAATCTAGCGCGTCTTTTTCAACACTACGATCTGAAGGCTACCTTTTTGTTTAGCTTAGGACCTGACCATACCGGCTGGGCCTTGAAGCGCGTTTTTCGTCCAGGCTTTCTGAAAAAAGTCAGCCGCACCTCAGTCTTAGAGCACTACGGTCTCAAAACATTGCTGTACGGGGTATTGCTTCCGGGCCCTGATATTGGCAAGCAAGCAGCCAATCAAATGCGTGCAATTGATCAGGCGGGTCATGAGACTGGGATCCATACTTGGGACCACGTTGCTTGGCAGGACGCCGTTCGTAATCGCGACCCCCAGTGGACTCATGTACAAATGCAAAAGAGTTGGGATCGTTTTGTGGAGATCTTCGGCCATCCTCCAGTCACTTACGGTGCAGCTGGCTGGCAAATGAATGAAGCTGCGTTTGAGCAACTCGACCAATGGGGCATCCGCTACTCTTCCGATGGCCGATCTGAACCCAACCTCATGCCTTACCGCTTAGCACTTCCATCCGGCAAAGCAAAACACGTTCAATATCCAACTACGCTTCCGACTTTTGATGAACTGATCGGAGTAGATGATGCCTCCGAATTGGATGCCGTTAAACAAATCTTGGCCATTACCCAAAGCAATCCCAACGATCAAGTCTTTACCTTGCACGCTGAGCTCGAGGGTCAAAAACTGCTCCCCGCTTTTGAAACCCTCATTCGGGGCTGGCTAGAGCAGGGTCACGATTTAGTCACCATGGGAGAGTTACATCAATCATGGGTAGCGACAAAACAGCTTGATAAGATAGCGGTAATGCCCCTGGTTTGGAGTGAGATCCCCAATCGGAGTGGTGAACTCATCGTACAAACCCATTGATAATTAAGAGAGACTAATATGACTGTAAGCATCGGCCAAACTATTCCTAACTGTGCGATTCCTGCTACATCAGGACTGACCTTTACCCCAGAATCTGCCCAAGGCAAAAAATTGGTGCTCTACTTCTATCCTAAAGATATGACTCCAGGTTGCACCGCTGAGTCTGGTGAGTTTAGAGATCATATTGAGGCCTTTAGCAAAGCCAATACCTTGGTTGTTGGCGTCTCCCGCGATAGCCTCAAATCACACGATAATTTCCGCAGTAAATTAGGCTTACCGTTTGAATTGGTTGCCGATACTGAAGAGCAACTTTGCCAGATCTTTGGGGTCATGAAGATGAAAAACATGTACGGCAAACAAGTCCGTGGCGTAGAGCGCAGCACCTTTCTTTTTGACGCTTCAGGCAAGCTCGTTAAAGAGTGGCGTGGCCTCAAAGTTCCAGGTCATGTGACAGAAGTATTACAGGCTGCTCAGGCAATTAAATAAATTTGCTGCAGGCGCTTGCAAAGCTCTGAATTTGGGGTAAAGTATTTACATGCACCGTAAACGACGGGAAAGTCTGACAATCCGTTTGAATCATCAGCCTGAAGACTCTAGAGCAGGCACGGTAAGCAACCCCCTCTTTTTTGTATCCAGTTTCATCACAAACCGTCAATGCAAATCGCTTGGCGGTTTTTTCTTTTAGGAGAGCTGCATGCCATTGCCACCCATCCCAACTCAAATTGCTGGTCAAGTGAAGTTGAGCGCTAAAGACACACCAGATTTAAAGAAACGCCCTGCTCCAGCAAAACCAGTTGTGATGGAAAATCATGCCCCCGATTGGGCTCATGATGATGAGGTCGATTTATCTGCTGCTGAAGAAGCCTTAGAGAAGATTAAAAGCGATCATCGCCCAGCGCAAATTCAACGCGCTGAAGCTAAAGCGCCAGCTCCCGAAAAGCCAAAGCGGATTATCCGCACTGGCCCTCCTAGCTTATTCGTGCTCGATACCAATGTTTTGATGCATGATCCAAGCTCGCTGTTCCGCTTCGATGAGCACGATCTGTTTTTACCAATGACTACCTTAGAGGAATTGGATAATCACAAAAAGGGTATGACTGAAGTAGCACGCAATGCCCGTACCGTCAGTCGCTCACTCGATCAACTGGTTGCTGGCACCAATGGATCACTGGATGAAGGTATTCCGCTGAACAAGCTAGGCAACCAAGATGTTTCTGGTCGCCTCTACTTCCAAACCAAGTTATCGACCCAAGCTTTGCCTGAAGGTTTGCCTGAAGGTAAAGGTGACAACATGATTCTGGCGGTCGTGAGTGAGTTGCAAAAAACTCGCCAGGGCCAAGAGGTGGTGTTGGTTTCTAAAGATATCAATATGCGCATCAAGGCTCGCGCCTTGGGATTACCAGCAGAAGATTATTTCAATGACCAAGTCTTAGAAGACCGTGACCTGATGTACTCCGGCGTGATGACATTGGCTGCCGATTTTTGGCCCAAGCATGGCAAGTCGATGGAGAGCTGGGCAGACTCCAAGTCAGGCACGATGTTCTATCGCGTGACTGGCCCAGCTGTTCCAAGCATGCTGGTGAATCAGTTTGTCTATCAAGAAAATCCTGACGGCTCCACACCGTTCTACGCCCAAGTCCGTGAAATCAACGGCAAGACCGCCCTACTACAAACATTGAGAGATTTTTCTCATCAGAAAAATAATGTTTGGAGCGTGACCGCCCGCAATCGTGAGCAAAACTTTGCAATGAACCTACTCATGAATCCTGAGATCGATTTTGTAACGCTCTTAGGTCAAGCGGGTACAGGTAAAACCTTGTTGGCCTTGGCTGCTGGACTGGAGCAAGTGCTAGATAGCAAGCGTTATAACGAAATCATCATCACCCGCGCTACCGTTCCAGTAGGTGAGGATATCGGCTTTTTACCAGGCACCGAAGAGGAGAAAATGCAGCCATGGATGGGTGCCTTTGACGATAACCTTGAAGTGTTGCATCGCAATGATGACAATGCCGGTGAATGGGGTCGCGCTGCCACTCAAGAGCTCATTCGCTCACGCATCAAAGTCAAGAGTATGAACTTCATGCGGGGCAGAACCTTTGTGAGTAAGTTTGTCATCATTGATGAAGCGCAAAACTTAACTCCAAAACAAATGAAAACCTTGGTTACCCGTGCAGGCCCAGGGACCAAGATTATTTGCTTGGGCAATATTGCCCAAATTGATACACCTTACTTGACTGAGGGATCTTCGGGTCTGACCTATGTTGTTGATCGCTTTAAGGGTTGGCGTCATGGTGGCCACATTACCTTGGCTCGGGGCGAGCGCTCCCGTCTTGCGGATCATGCTGCAGACGCACTCTAAGTCAAATCAATCATGCCGCACCCTTGTGGGGTGCGGCATTTTTATTTGCACCTTACTAACACTATCGGGCTGCAGCACTTTCTCAGGCTCGAGCACAGGAGGCAAATACTCCAATCCTAAGCTCGCTCAATTCAAAAATGATACGAGCGTAGGTACAGAAGATATCTCGATTGCCGCCGTCGGTTTAGTGGGTGTTCCTTATCGCTGGGGCGGAAACAATCCCAATGGTGGCTTTGATTGCAGTGGCTTAATCAACTATGTTTATCTTAAAGCTGCTAGCATTAAGTTGCCGCGCACTATTCAAGAGATGAGTAATAAGGGTCGCAGTGTTGAAAATCAACCCCCTGCTCCAGGCGACTTAGTGTTCTTTAATACCACTGGTGAAAAATATTCTCATGCAGGCATTTATGTTGGTCAAGGGCGTTTTGTTCATGCCCCTAGCGCAGGTGGCACAGTGCGGTTAGAACAAATTGAGAGTCCTTACTGGGCAGCGCGATTTACAGAGGCAAGAAGGTTCAGCTTCTCGGTACAGCACACGAATTAAAACGGCTCGTAGCCACCAGAGGAATAACCAATGGATCCTAATGCCAAGTTATCGAACTTGGTATACGGACCTTGCCAGCTCAGGCGGATTGTCCCAATTGGACCATTACGCTGTTTGCCGATAATGATCTCTGCCATACCTTTATCTGTGGTGGTATCCGGGTGATAAACCTCATCACGATAAATAAACATGATCAAGTCAGCATCTTGCTCGATCGCTCCAGACTCTCGCAAGTCAGACATGATGGGGCGTTTATTAGGGCGTTGCTCAAGACCACGATTTAACTGTGACAGAGCAACTACAGGGCATTGCAATTCTTTTGCAAGCGACTTTAGTGAGCGGGAGATCTCAGAAATTTCAGTAGCTCGGTTTTCAGAACTGGAGCCACCACTACCACTCATCAGTTGCAAATAGTCAATCACAACTAAACCCAGGGTGCCACCAAAGTTTCGGGCAATCCGTCTAGCGCGTGCACGAAGCTCGAGACTTGATAACGAGCCCGTTTCATCAATCAGAATTTGGGTATTACTGAGACGGGCAATGGCATCTGTCACACGTGGCCACTCATCATCTTGCAACTTGCCGGTACGCATCCGGCTTTGGTCTACCTTACCTACTGAGCCAAGTAAACGAGAGGCCAATTGCTCACCCGACATCTCCATTGAGAAGACTACGACTGGTAAACCTTCAGAGAGGGCTACGTTCTCGGCGATATTAAGAGCAAACGCGGTGTTATGGGTAACGACATAATCATTCGTTACATAGGTTCTTTGAGGATGACTCACTGAAATACATTGCGCCTCAGACATTCTGGAGGGAACAATGCTTGTAAATGAAAGTCTGCGCTGACGATCCCAGCTTGCTCTTAATCTTTCCTTCTTTTCGGGCAAAGTGAAAGCTTCAAAGCCAGGGCCAAAGCTCATATTTAAAACATAACTTAGACGACCTTGCTTCTTTTCACCCTTGTAGGTATAGCTTGTCTGCTTATGGGCTATTGTGCAAAAGCCACCTAGAGATCTAGCTAAAGT
This genomic window contains:
- a CDS encoding bifunctional UDP-4-keto-pentose/UDP-xylose synthase, whose translation is MKKVLILGVNGFIGHHLSKRILETTDWDVYGMDMQNDRLGDLINHPRMHFFEGDITINKEWVEYHIRKCDAILPLVAIATPATYVQQPLKVFELDFEANLPIVRSAMKYKKHLVFPSTSEVYGMCEDSEFDPSTSNLVYGPINKPRWIYACSKQLMDRVIWGYGMEGLRFTLFRPFNWIGPGLDSIYTPKEGSSRVVTQFLGHIVRGEPINLVDGGAQKRAFTYIDDGIDALMHIIANQNDIANGKIYNIGNPKNNHSVRDLANQMLEIARSIPEYAKTAKEVKIVETTSGAYYGEGYQDVQNRVPAIDNTMAELGWKPTTTMTDALKNIFEAYRQDVDKARQLVDSD
- a CDS encoding peroxiredoxin, translating into MTVSIGQTIPNCAIPATSGLTFTPESAQGKKLVLYFYPKDMTPGCTAESGEFRDHIEAFSKANTLVVGVSRDSLKSHDNFRSKLGLPFELVADTEEQLCQIFGVMKMKNMYGKQVRGVERSTFLFDASGKLVKEWRGLKVPGHVTEVLQAAQAIK
- a CDS encoding PhoH family protein, with product MPLPPIPTQIAGQVKLSAKDTPDLKKRPAPAKPVVMENHAPDWAHDDEVDLSAAEEALEKIKSDHRPAQIQRAEAKAPAPEKPKRIIRTGPPSLFVLDTNVLMHDPSSLFRFDEHDLFLPMTTLEELDNHKKGMTEVARNARTVSRSLDQLVAGTNGSLDEGIPLNKLGNQDVSGRLYFQTKLSTQALPEGLPEGKGDNMILAVVSELQKTRQGQEVVLVSKDINMRIKARALGLPAEDYFNDQVLEDRDLMYSGVMTLAADFWPKHGKSMESWADSKSGTMFYRVTGPAVPSMLVNQFVYQENPDGSTPFYAQVREINGKTALLQTLRDFSHQKNNVWSVTARNREQNFAMNLLMNPEIDFVTLLGQAGTGKTLLALAAGLEQVLDSKRYNEIIITRATVPVGEDIGFLPGTEEEKMQPWMGAFDDNLEVLHRNDDNAGEWGRAATQELIRSRIKVKSMNFMRGRTFVSKFVIIDEAQNLTPKQMKTLVTRAGPGTKIICLGNIAQIDTPYLTEGSSGLTYVVDRFKGWRHGGHITLARGERSRLADHAADAL
- a CDS encoding C40 family peptidase, producing MLQTHSKSNQSCRTLVGCGIFICTLLTLSGCSTFSGSSTGGKYSNPKLAQFKNDTSVGTEDISIAAVGLVGVPYRWGGNNPNGGFDCSGLINYVYLKAASIKLPRTIQEMSNKGRSVENQPPAPGDLVFFNTTGEKYSHAGIYVGQGRFVHAPSAGGTVRLEQIESPYWAARFTEARRFSFSVQHTN
- a CDS encoding polysaccharide deacetylase family protein, yielding MAKIALKVDVDTLRGTKEGAPNLARLFQHYDLKATFLFSLGPDHTGWALKRVFRPGFLKKVSRTSVLEHYGLKTLLYGVLLPGPDIGKQAANQMRAIDQAGHETGIHTWDHVAWQDAVRNRDPQWTHVQMQKSWDRFVEIFGHPPVTYGAAGWQMNEAAFEQLDQWGIRYSSDGRSEPNLMPYRLALPSGKAKHVQYPTTLPTFDELIGVDDASELDAVKQILAITQSNPNDQVFTLHAELEGQKLLPAFETLIRGWLEQGHDLVTMGELHQSWVATKQLDKIAVMPLVWSEIPNRSGELIVQTH